One stretch of Vulgatibacter sp. DNA includes these proteins:
- a CDS encoding MG2 domain-containing protein: MKASGLRIAALLALLTAFSCTCGGEKPTAVEEEGRVLEPLPAAPSVQVDPEALPGADGALAVVVARPQGEAEGSFHPTITFSRPIVALQEVDGQQLQPAQIAPAVAGTWKWLGSTTAEFVPASQLPYATTFEVTVPAGLRALDGSTLGEPYRFSFSTPRPVVQTIHPPPGHRWLDTLPKFTLILNQPVADIDHAVSLHVVKTRAPLQLKVIEKVLVADELRANEKRRRFDRMEDDPFRNQQTRYVLQAEGPVPLDSDLRLVIDGSLRGSQGPLTLGETQTFPFRTYGPMRVEGVQKCMWNDGTCPWGPVVLRTSNEAEVEKLRGLLTVEPAVEIDWDRVERHLPSEWSSVRDPWVVLPGNWRPGTTYTLRVAAGLSDVFHQRAAAFEGTVRTDDREPFWNAGGEVALLESNGEASLPVETVNVPRIDVSLWRLEPAEMARLLASREAQPGAADRTFSVETAATPNRTKWTPIEVRKELGFSRSGLFAARIAAPRIPQRGPDRIIGQITDLAVHTKLGATSGAVWVTRLSTGSSVPGAELVLYDRTGTRKWQGRTDESGLARVPGLSELLPGEDRGYRWEAPFALVTAAKDGDLGAALSQWMDGLAPVAFDLPMEWEGNERKSLGLVFPERGIYRPGETVHTKGVVRFRRLGALHKPPEGTAVELLLRSPRGDEVAKRQVQVSRFGTFHADFAVPADAPLGTWLVEATASLEKGEMLRWGGDFRVEEYRAPQFQVDVRIPAEVAFTGDPLQAHVAARYLFGGAMSDAKVNWSVQRSTLDFTPPGNGGFVFGANTWWWDDERPQPSSEIVGGGSGSVDAKGAISLDLGKAEAPAGRSWQYTVEAEVADVNRQRVAARASIPVHPAALFAGTRVAGNGFAEVGKEVAIELVAVSPEGTRAEGAKIALELKRRSWQSIRKKGVGGHWYTESEPVEERVSGCEVRSTSTPQRCTFTPKEPGFYLLEATVTDAQGRTQTTRDSFYVVGGGWVSWQRGDTDRIDLVADRKIYEPGQTAKILVKSPYPEAEALVTVERAGVISAERIRLTGASTTIEVPITEASIPNVFVGVILARGRVDEGGIESGQDPGRPAVRVGYTELLVEKKARRLAVEVKPDAAEKRPRERVRVDLAVRGADGSGAQAELAVWAVDEAVLRLTGYEAPDLVAAIHPRQGLSVRIGEPLLHLVQRRLYGEKGQSPGGGGGDGSGAGFRSRFQTTVLFAPSVVTDAQGRAQVEFELPDNLTTWRILAVAVGADDRFGSGVAQVKVAKPLLALPALPRAVRVGDRFEAGVVLHGHRFEAPEVQVTAEAEGVRIEGPATQTVSVVQGRPREVRFLFVAEKEGTAVLRFAAQGGGERDGVEQRIPVKLPVAMEAVATYGDTTTETSEGLVPPKGARPDVGGLEITMASTALGGFDENFDQLVDYPYGCLEQMSSRLTPFVALRELSGRFGIPWKDAAGNWLDEQALRQWGSTDPDVVVAKTVKAIEQLQGHDGGYRYWASSPCSSHYASAYAVWALARAKEVGYAVDAQALARGQSFLADVVAAGQCEACGWGCNAPSDEVRVAALWTLARTGKARPSYFGALYRERKKLPLFAQAQLADAMFVGGGDRAQARQLLGEILNHAKESPGGVHFEETDPRTYAALWSTDTRTTAIVLGTLVAITPEHPFVAKIARWLGSARGEDGRYDTTQEAAFALTALTEVTRVKEAAVPDFTARVILGGDALVSQAFEGRSMRIEKAELPMSRLGGGGALTFRKEGEGVLYYAARLRYAPEEMPTRPLDRGLTVQRWFEPYEGGGQAKRFYAGELVRVRVRIASNQQRHYAAIEVPLPAGLEAVDTSLASTAALPRTQEEEGPGEGYEYESAEDLYGDRPPEDFGPWAERFYSPWSHTEIRDDRVLLFADQLPPGVHVASFVARATTPGRFVLPPVHAEEMYAPEVFGRSDGGLLEVIDAQPVAER; this comes from the coding sequence ATGAAGGCATCGGGACTCCGCATCGCAGCGCTGCTGGCGCTGCTCACCGCGTTCTCCTGCACCTGCGGGGGCGAGAAGCCCACGGCGGTGGAGGAGGAGGGACGCGTCCTCGAACCGCTTCCCGCTGCGCCATCGGTGCAGGTCGATCCCGAGGCGCTGCCGGGCGCCGACGGCGCGCTCGCGGTGGTGGTGGCCCGGCCGCAGGGCGAGGCCGAGGGGAGCTTCCACCCGACCATCACCTTCTCCCGGCCGATCGTGGCGCTGCAGGAGGTCGACGGGCAGCAGCTGCAGCCGGCGCAGATCGCCCCGGCGGTGGCGGGCACCTGGAAGTGGCTCGGCTCCACCACCGCCGAGTTCGTGCCGGCGTCGCAGCTGCCCTACGCCACCACCTTCGAGGTGACGGTCCCCGCGGGGCTGCGCGCGCTCGACGGCTCCACCCTCGGCGAGCCCTACCGCTTCTCCTTCTCCACGCCGCGGCCGGTGGTGCAGACCATCCACCCGCCCCCGGGCCACCGCTGGCTCGACACGCTCCCGAAGTTCACCCTGATCCTCAACCAGCCGGTGGCGGACATCGACCACGCGGTCTCCCTCCACGTGGTCAAGACCCGGGCGCCGCTGCAGCTCAAGGTGATCGAGAAGGTCCTCGTCGCCGACGAGCTGCGCGCCAACGAGAAGCGGCGCCGCTTCGATCGGATGGAGGACGATCCCTTCCGCAACCAGCAGACCCGCTACGTGCTCCAGGCGGAGGGGCCGGTGCCCCTCGACAGCGATCTCCGGCTGGTGATCGACGGATCCCTGCGGGGCAGCCAGGGGCCGCTCACCCTCGGTGAGACCCAGACCTTCCCCTTCCGCACCTACGGCCCGATGCGGGTCGAGGGGGTGCAGAAGTGCATGTGGAACGACGGCACCTGTCCCTGGGGGCCGGTGGTGCTGCGCACCTCCAACGAGGCGGAGGTCGAGAAGCTGCGCGGCCTGCTCACCGTCGAGCCCGCGGTGGAGATCGACTGGGATCGGGTGGAGCGCCACCTGCCCAGCGAGTGGAGCTCGGTGCGGGACCCGTGGGTGGTCCTCCCCGGCAACTGGCGCCCGGGAACGACCTACACCCTGCGCGTGGCGGCGGGACTCTCCGACGTCTTCCACCAACGCGCCGCCGCCTTCGAGGGCACGGTGCGCACCGACGATCGCGAGCCCTTCTGGAACGCAGGCGGCGAGGTGGCGCTCCTCGAGAGCAACGGTGAGGCGAGCCTGCCCGTCGAGACGGTGAACGTGCCGCGGATCGACGTGTCGCTCTGGCGGCTCGAGCCCGCGGAGATGGCGCGGCTCCTCGCCAGCCGCGAGGCGCAGCCCGGCGCAGCGGACCGCACCTTCTCCGTGGAGACCGCCGCCACGCCCAACCGGACGAAGTGGACGCCGATCGAGGTCCGCAAGGAGCTCGGCTTCTCCCGCTCCGGGCTCTTCGCCGCGCGGATCGCCGCGCCGCGGATCCCGCAGCGCGGCCCCGATCGGATCATCGGCCAGATCACCGATCTGGCGGTGCACACCAAGCTCGGCGCCACCTCCGGCGCGGTCTGGGTGACCCGGCTCTCCACCGGCTCGTCGGTCCCGGGGGCGGAGCTGGTCCTCTACGACCGGACCGGGACGCGGAAGTGGCAGGGCCGCACCGACGAAAGCGGCCTCGCCCGGGTGCCCGGCCTCTCCGAGCTCCTGCCCGGCGAGGACCGCGGCTACCGGTGGGAGGCGCCCTTCGCCCTGGTCACCGCAGCCAAGGACGGCGATCTCGGCGCGGCGCTGTCACAGTGGATGGACGGTCTCGCGCCGGTGGCCTTCGACCTGCCGATGGAGTGGGAGGGCAACGAGCGCAAGAGCCTCGGCCTGGTCTTCCCCGAGCGCGGGATCTACCGGCCCGGCGAGACGGTCCACACCAAGGGCGTGGTCCGCTTCCGCCGCCTCGGTGCGCTGCACAAGCCGCCGGAGGGGACGGCGGTGGAGCTGCTGCTCCGCAGCCCCCGCGGCGACGAGGTGGCGAAGCGGCAGGTGCAGGTGAGCCGCTTCGGGACCTTCCACGCCGACTTCGCGGTGCCGGCGGACGCGCCCCTCGGCACCTGGCTGGTGGAGGCGACGGCGTCCCTCGAGAAGGGGGAGATGCTGCGCTGGGGCGGCGACTTCCGCGTGGAGGAGTACCGGGCGCCGCAGTTCCAGGTCGACGTGCGCATCCCCGCAGAGGTCGCCTTCACCGGCGATCCGCTCCAGGCCCACGTCGCCGCCCGCTACCTCTTCGGCGGCGCGATGTCCGACGCGAAGGTCAATTGGTCGGTGCAGCGCAGCACCCTCGATTTCACCCCGCCGGGGAACGGCGGCTTCGTCTTCGGCGCCAACACCTGGTGGTGGGACGACGAGCGGCCGCAGCCGAGCAGCGAGATCGTCGGCGGCGGCAGCGGCAGCGTCGACGCGAAGGGCGCCATCTCCCTCGATCTCGGCAAGGCCGAGGCCCCTGCGGGCAGGAGCTGGCAGTACACCGTCGAGGCGGAGGTCGCCGACGTGAACCGGCAGCGGGTGGCGGCCCGCGCCTCGATCCCGGTGCACCCGGCGGCGCTCTTTGCCGGCACCCGGGTGGCAGGCAACGGATTCGCCGAGGTGGGCAAGGAGGTAGCGATCGAGCTCGTCGCCGTGTCGCCGGAGGGCACACGGGCGGAAGGCGCGAAGATCGCCCTCGAGCTGAAACGCCGCAGCTGGCAGTCGATTCGCAAGAAGGGCGTCGGCGGCCACTGGTACACCGAGAGCGAGCCGGTGGAGGAGCGGGTGAGCGGCTGCGAGGTTCGTTCGACCTCGACCCCGCAGCGCTGCACCTTCACGCCGAAGGAGCCCGGCTTCTACCTGCTCGAGGCCACGGTCACCGACGCGCAGGGGCGCACGCAGACCACCCGCGATTCCTTCTATGTGGTGGGCGGCGGCTGGGTCTCGTGGCAGCGGGGCGATACCGATCGGATCGATCTCGTCGCCGATCGGAAGATCTACGAGCCGGGGCAGACGGCGAAGATCCTGGTGAAGAGTCCCTACCCGGAGGCCGAGGCGCTGGTCACCGTGGAGCGCGCCGGCGTGATCTCGGCGGAGCGGATCAGGCTCACCGGGGCCTCTACCACCATCGAGGTCCCGATCACCGAGGCGTCGATCCCCAACGTCTTCGTCGGCGTGATCCTCGCGCGCGGCAGGGTGGACGAGGGCGGGATCGAGAGCGGCCAGGATCCGGGCAGGCCCGCGGTTCGCGTCGGCTATACCGAGCTCCTCGTGGAGAAGAAGGCGCGGCGCCTCGCGGTGGAGGTGAAGCCCGACGCGGCGGAGAAGCGGCCGCGTGAAAGGGTGCGGGTGGACCTCGCCGTGCGCGGCGCCGATGGCAGCGGCGCGCAGGCGGAGCTGGCGGTTTGGGCGGTGGACGAGGCGGTGCTCCGGCTCACCGGCTACGAGGCGCCGGATCTGGTGGCGGCGATCCATCCGCGGCAGGGGCTCTCGGTGCGGATCGGTGAGCCGCTCCTGCATCTCGTGCAGCGGCGCCTCTACGGCGAGAAGGGGCAGAGCCCCGGCGGCGGCGGCGGCGACGGATCGGGCGCCGGCTTCCGCTCCCGCTTCCAGACCACGGTGCTCTTCGCGCCCTCGGTCGTCACCGACGCGCAGGGCAGGGCGCAGGTGGAGTTCGAGCTCCCCGACAACCTCACCACCTGGCGGATCCTCGCGGTGGCGGTGGGCGCCGACGATCGCTTCGGCAGCGGCGTCGCGCAGGTGAAGGTCGCCAAGCCGCTGCTGGCCCTGCCGGCGCTGCCGCGGGCGGTGCGCGTCGGCGATCGCTTCGAGGCCGGCGTGGTGCTCCACGGCCACCGCTTCGAGGCGCCGGAGGTGCAGGTCACCGCAGAGGCGGAAGGGGTGCGCATCGAGGGCCCTGCCACGCAGACCGTGTCGGTCGTGCAGGGCAGGCCGCGGGAGGTCCGCTTCCTCTTCGTCGCCGAGAAGGAGGGCACCGCGGTGCTCCGCTTCGCGGCGCAGGGCGGCGGCGAGCGCGACGGGGTGGAGCAGCGGATCCCGGTGAAGCTGCCGGTGGCGATGGAGGCGGTGGCCACGTACGGCGACACCACCACCGAGACGAGCGAGGGGCTCGTGCCGCCGAAGGGCGCGCGGCCCGACGTGGGTGGTCTCGAGATCACCATGGCCTCCACGGCCCTCGGCGGCTTCGATGAGAACTTCGACCAGCTGGTCGACTATCCCTACGGCTGCCTCGAGCAGATGTCCTCGCGGCTCACGCCCTTCGTGGCGCTGCGCGAGCTCTCCGGCCGCTTCGGGATCCCGTGGAAGGATGCAGCCGGCAATTGGCTCGACGAGCAGGCGCTGCGGCAGTGGGGCAGCACCGATCCCGACGTGGTGGTGGCGAAGACCGTGAAGGCGATCGAGCAGCTCCAGGGCCACGACGGCGGCTACCGCTACTGGGCCTCGAGCCCCTGCTCCTCACACTACGCCTCGGCCTATGCGGTCTGGGCGCTGGCCCGGGCCAAGGAGGTGGGGTACGCGGTCGACGCGCAGGCTCTCGCGCGCGGCCAGTCGTTCCTGGCGGACGTGGTGGCGGCGGGGCAGTGCGAGGCTTGCGGCTGGGGCTGCAACGCGCCCTCCGACGAGGTGCGGGTGGCGGCGCTCTGGACGCTGGCGCGCACCGGCAAGGCGCGCCCGTCGTATTTCGGCGCGCTCTACCGCGAGCGGAAGAAGCTGCCGCTCTTCGCCCAGGCGCAGCTTGCCGACGCGATGTTCGTGGGCGGGGGCGATCGCGCCCAGGCCCGGCAGCTCCTCGGCGAGATCCTCAACCACGCGAAGGAGTCGCCAGGCGGCGTGCACTTCGAGGAGACCGATCCGCGGACCTACGCGGCGCTCTGGTCCACCGACACCCGCACCACCGCCATCGTCCTCGGCACCCTGGTGGCGATCACGCCGGAGCATCCTTTCGTGGCGAAGATCGCCCGGTGGCTCGGCAGCGCCCGCGGCGAGGACGGCCGCTACGACACCACGCAGGAGGCGGCCTTCGCCCTCACCGCGCTGACCGAGGTGACGCGGGTGAAGGAGGCGGCGGTGCCGGACTTCACCGCACGCGTGATCCTCGGAGGCGACGCCCTCGTCTCGCAGGCCTTCGAGGGACGCTCGATGCGGATCGAGAAGGCGGAGCTGCCGATGAGCCGCCTCGGTGGCGGTGGCGCGCTCACCTTCCGCAAGGAGGGGGAGGGCGTTCTCTACTACGCGGCGCGCTTGCGCTACGCGCCGGAGGAGATGCCCACCAGGCCGCTCGATCGCGGCCTCACCGTGCAGCGCTGGTTCGAGCCCTACGAGGGCGGTGGCCAGGCGAAGCGCTTCTACGCCGGGGAGCTCGTCCGGGTCCGGGTGCGGATCGCCTCGAACCAGCAGCGCCACTACGCGGCGATCGAGGTGCCGCTCCCTGCGGGCCTCGAGGCGGTGGATACCTCGCTCGCCAGCACCGCTGCGCTGCCGCGGACGCAGGAAGAGGAGGGACCCGGCGAGGGCTACGAATACGAGAGCGCCGAGGACCTCTACGGCGACAGGCCGCCGGAGGATTTCGGTCCGTGGGCGGAGCGCTTCTACAGCCCCTGGAGCCACACCGAGATCCGCGACGACCGGGTGCTGCTCTTCGCCGATCAGCTGCCCCCCGGCGTGCACGTCGCCTCGTTCGTGGCGCGGGCCACCACCCCCGGGCGCTTCGTGCTGCCGCCGGTCCATGCCGAGGAGATGTACGCGCCGGAGGTCTTCGGCCGCTCCGACGGCGGGCTCCTCGAGGTGATCGACGCGCAACCGGTGGCGGAGCGGTGA
- the pbpC gene encoding penicillin-binding protein 1C has product MSVREAEPKAERTQGGASFARAAAFALHLGAVALLAFVLWPLPEGLLDRAAITSTRITDREGGLLRELRSRDDGRSVPLPGPIPPQVRAAFLAAEDKRFARHPGVDPLAILRAAVQNLRAGRVVSGASTIPQQLARRLVPRERSLAGKAGEALLGLRLVAQLPRDELLRAYLDRVPLGHSNYGVEAAARFHFGRPASRLSLGQAALLAGMARSPARLDPFRRPEAARRRMEIVLAQMERLGSITAEERRVALSTPLDLVAPARAFEAPHLVSHLAGALPALGLDGAARIETTIDPALQADVEAMLREEVAALAGNRVGQAAALVVDNGTGEILAWVGSVDFLDEEALGQNDGVRALRQPGSALKPFAYGLALADGATAATVLSDVETHLATPSGDYAPKNYDRRVHGPVRLRAALASSYNVPAVRLAEQLQPARVLEVLRRAGFASLDEDASHYGVGLVLGNGDVTLRELAAAYRGLARGGLAAPITEVRRAFDAAGRAIPLGRGEERRFLPAPAVALLTDILADEAARSPAFGADNALRLPFPVAAKTGTSRAYVDNWTAGYTAERTVVVWVGNFDGTSMRGVSGITGAGPLFRRVMVRAMRGIDPAPLVSSSAFDERTICPLSGRLAGPACPGAFREIFLPGTEPHADCTMHRLAPVDESGRPVACGAPAARVAPVLDPGPGFYAWARGEGLAAAPVPGCEEGAGEGRAELLSPADGDEFLLEAGLPAGAQSVPVRAVLPAGTSRAVVVADGERIELAAPFTTRIPAVRGSHRIELWLDGAAAPAAVARYTVR; this is encoded by the coding sequence GTGAGCGTTCGTGAAGCGGAGCCGAAGGCGGAGCGAACGCAAGGAGGAGCGTCCTTCGCGCGCGCTGCTGCGTTCGCGCTGCACCTGGGCGCGGTGGCGCTCCTCGCCTTCGTGCTCTGGCCGCTGCCCGAAGGGCTGCTCGATCGGGCGGCGATCACCTCCACCCGGATCACCGATCGGGAGGGCGGGCTGCTCCGCGAGCTCCGCTCCCGCGACGACGGGCGGAGCGTGCCGCTCCCGGGGCCGATCCCGCCGCAGGTTCGCGCAGCCTTCCTCGCAGCGGAGGACAAGCGCTTCGCGCGCCACCCCGGCGTCGACCCCCTCGCCATTCTCCGCGCCGCGGTCCAGAACCTGCGGGCGGGGCGGGTGGTGAGCGGCGCCTCCACCATCCCGCAGCAGCTCGCCAGGCGGCTCGTGCCCAGGGAGCGGAGCCTCGCCGGCAAGGCGGGGGAGGCGCTGCTGGGCTTGCGGCTCGTGGCGCAGCTCCCCCGCGACGAACTCCTGCGGGCCTACCTCGATCGCGTGCCCCTCGGGCACTCGAATTACGGTGTCGAAGCGGCGGCTCGGTTCCACTTCGGCAGGCCCGCCTCCCGCCTCTCCCTCGGCCAGGCGGCGCTCCTCGCCGGCATGGCGCGATCGCCGGCGCGGCTCGATCCCTTCCGCCGCCCCGAGGCGGCCCGGCGCCGGATGGAGATCGTGCTGGCGCAGATGGAGCGGCTCGGATCGATCACCGCCGAGGAACGCCGGGTGGCGCTCTCCACGCCCCTCGATCTCGTCGCGCCGGCGCGGGCCTTCGAGGCGCCGCACCTCGTCTCCCATCTCGCCGGCGCGCTCCCCGCCCTCGGCCTCGACGGCGCCGCGCGGATCGAGACGACGATCGATCCGGCGCTGCAGGCCGACGTGGAGGCGATGCTGCGCGAGGAGGTGGCGGCCCTCGCCGGGAACCGCGTCGGCCAGGCGGCGGCGCTGGTGGTCGACAACGGCACCGGCGAGATCCTCGCCTGGGTGGGCTCGGTCGACTTCCTCGACGAGGAGGCCCTCGGGCAGAACGACGGCGTGCGGGCGCTCCGCCAGCCCGGGAGCGCGCTCAAGCCCTTCGCCTACGGTCTCGCCCTGGCGGACGGGGCCACCGCGGCGACGGTCCTCTCCGACGTGGAGACCCACCTCGCCACGCCTTCCGGCGATTACGCGCCGAAGAATTACGACCGCAGGGTGCACGGGCCGGTGCGCCTCCGGGCGGCGCTGGCGAGCAGCTACAACGTGCCGGCGGTGCGCCTCGCCGAGCAGCTCCAGCCGGCCCGGGTGCTCGAGGTGCTGCGGCGGGCGGGCTTCGCTTCCCTCGACGAGGACGCTTCGCATTACGGCGTGGGGCTCGTCCTCGGCAATGGCGACGTCACCCTGCGCGAGCTCGCTGCCGCCTACCGGGGCCTTGCCCGCGGGGGCCTGGCGGCGCCGATCACCGAGGTGCGCCGCGCCTTCGATGCGGCGGGACGGGCGATCCCGCTCGGCAGGGGCGAGGAGCGCCGCTTCCTCCCGGCGCCGGCGGTGGCGCTCCTCACCGACATCCTCGCCGACGAGGCGGCGCGCTCGCCTGCCTTCGGCGCGGACAACGCCCTGCGCCTGCCCTTTCCCGTGGCGGCGAAGACCGGCACCTCGCGGGCCTACGTGGACAACTGGACCGCGGGGTATACGGCGGAGCGCACCGTGGTGGTCTGGGTCGGCAATTTCGACGGCACCTCGATGCGCGGCGTCTCCGGGATCACCGGCGCGGGGCCGCTCTTCCGCCGGGTGATGGTGCGGGCGATGCGCGGCATCGATCCGGCGCCGCTCGTCTCCAGCAGTGCCTTCGACGAGCGCACCATCTGCCCGCTCTCGGGACGGCTCGCGGGGCCAGCGTGTCCCGGCGCCTTCCGCGAGATCTTCCTGCCCGGCACCGAGCCGCACGCGGACTGCACGATGCACCGCCTCGCCCCCGTCGACGAGAGCGGCAGGCCGGTGGCCTGCGGGGCGCCTGCGGCACGGGTGGCGCCGGTGCTCGATCCCGGGCCGGGCTTCTACGCCTGGGCCCGGGGCGAGGGGCTCGCCGCAGCGCCGGTGCCCGGTTGCGAGGAGGGCGCCGGAGAGGGAAGGGCAGAGCTCCTCTCGCCTGCGGATGGCGACGAATTCCTGCTCGAGGCGGGGCTGCCCGCAGGCGCGCAGAGCGTGCCAGTCCGCGCCGTACTCCCGGCCGGGACGAGCAGGGCCGTGGTGGTGGCGGACGGAGAGCGGATCGAGCTGGCGGCGCCCTTCACCACCCGGATCCCGGCGGTGCGCGGCAGCCATCGGATCGAGCTCTGGCTGGACGGCGCCGCCGCACCTGCCGCGGTGGCGCGGTACACGGTGCGCTGA
- a CDS encoding SpoIID/LytB domain-containing protein, translating into MRQLLALLCLLLLASPALADETVRVSILSRHAPRWIEIRGPTQLLVRAGAAGLLVDGVPRDRIALQPARWALRGAGFRRVYDGSLELRQERGAIAVWIDQPLEAYVADVVAAESEPGTPPAALRALAVVVRSYAVAGADRHEAGGRCDLAHCQITFGRRSDAAAARAAAAATAGQVLRLADGSVALAPFHASCGGRTASPAALFGGVDRSGAAPVTDPGCSAPWEALLPTAAVEAAIAEAFGVPAPLARLRRHGESRWVDPATGRFASAEGFARALDRRAGWGVVRSPRFDFVPGGGAVRLRGRGHGHGAGLCQAGAAALARAGSNHAAILAHYFPNARLR; encoded by the coding sequence ATGCGGCAGCTCCTCGCGCTCCTCTGCCTCCTGCTCCTTGCTTCGCCAGCGCTTGCCGACGAGACGGTGCGCGTCTCGATCCTCTCCAGGCACGCCCCGCGGTGGATCGAGATCCGGGGGCCGACACAGCTGCTGGTGCGCGCCGGCGCGGCGGGGCTCCTCGTCGACGGGGTGCCGCGGGATCGCATCGCGCTGCAGCCGGCGCGCTGGGCGCTGCGGGGCGCGGGTTTCCGCCGTGTCTACGACGGGAGTCTCGAGCTTCGCCAGGAGCGCGGCGCGATCGCCGTGTGGATCGATCAGCCCCTCGAGGCCTACGTCGCCGACGTGGTCGCAGCCGAGAGCGAGCCGGGCACGCCGCCAGCGGCGTTGCGGGCGCTCGCCGTCGTCGTGCGCTCGTATGCGGTGGCCGGTGCCGATCGCCACGAGGCCGGCGGCCGCTGCGACCTCGCCCATTGCCAGATCACCTTCGGCAGGCGGAGCGACGCGGCGGCGGCCCGCGCCGCTGCAGCGGCCACGGCCGGGCAGGTGCTCCGCCTCGCCGACGGCAGCGTCGCCCTGGCGCCCTTCCACGCTTCCTGCGGCGGACGAACGGCTTCACCGGCTGCGCTCTTCGGCGGCGTCGATCGCAGCGGCGCCGCCCCCGTCACCGACCCCGGCTGCAGCGCGCCGTGGGAGGCGCTCCTTCCCACGGCTGCGGTGGAGGCGGCGATCGCCGAGGCCTTCGGCGTCCCGGCTCCGCTCGCGCGGCTGCGCCGCCACGGCGAGAGCCGCTGGGTCGATCCGGCCACCGGTCGCTTCGCCAGCGCGGAAGGCTTCGCCCGAGCGCTCGATCGGCGGGCGGGATGGGGCGTGGTCCGCTCGCCCCGCTTCGACTTCGTGCCCGGCGGCGGCGCGGTGCGCCTGCGTGGCCGCGGCCACGGCCACGGCGCCGGGCTCTGCCAGGCTGGCGCCGCAGCGCTCGCCCGGGCGGGAAGCAACCACGCGGCGATCCTCGCCCACTACTTCCCGAACGCGCGGCTGCGCTGA
- a CDS encoding DUF1232 domain-containing protein, translating into MSRPRLFVAVAALAALYVVSPIDAIPDVVPGVGWVDDGLVAAATFLLGALGKRRRAARRSQSAA; encoded by the coding sequence ATGTCCCGTCCCCGCCTCTTCGTTGCTGTCGCCGCCCTCGCTGCCCTCTACGTCGTCTCGCCGATCGACGCGATCCCCGACGTGGTGCCCGGCGTCGGCTGGGTCGACGACGGCCTGGTCGCCGCGGCCACCTTCCTCCTCGGCGCGCTGGGCAAGCGCCGCCGCGCTGCCCGTCGCTCACAATCCGCCGCGTAG
- a CDS encoding adenylate/guanylate cyclase domain-containing protein, translated as MKTASYAVMFTDIKGFTERTSRQTRAENERLLRLHDALLLPVIAGYGGRRVKTIGDAYLVVFDSATRAVACGAALQDRLALFNRRVADAEQIEVRVAINAGEVRVERDDVYGEAVNIASRVEETAEAGEVCFTEAVYLLADRTWMEVDDLGPHSLRGIPEPVRLYRLHRTPEGGMPYGGAALERLELADPDPAELARRRLSASRLWRWFAVAATAVILAAAVVALTDTGPLRRVERLAEMGRAGEAEQSMRSLPPGTLSDPEQTYLEGLIAQARGESDRAIRRFTEAAQRDPKLGRARAGDRLVALLGHDACEVRSAAAKSLASIDYEAGIEALRDLSEREPEGEGFLARIKLGGCNAGDAAREAIATLERK; from the coding sequence TTGAAGACCGCCAGCTACGCCGTGATGTTCACGGACATCAAGGGCTTCACCGAGCGCACCAGCCGGCAGACCCGCGCGGAGAACGAGCGGCTCCTGCGGCTGCACGACGCGTTGCTGCTGCCGGTGATCGCCGGCTACGGCGGCAGGCGGGTGAAGACCATCGGCGACGCCTACCTGGTCGTCTTCGACTCGGCCACCCGTGCGGTCGCCTGTGGCGCCGCGCTCCAGGACCGGCTCGCCCTCTTCAACCGCCGGGTCGCCGACGCCGAGCAGATCGAGGTCCGTGTCGCGATCAACGCCGGCGAGGTCCGCGTCGAGCGCGACGACGTCTACGGCGAGGCGGTCAACATCGCTTCGCGGGTCGAGGAGACCGCCGAGGCCGGCGAGGTCTGTTTCACCGAGGCGGTCTATCTGCTCGCCGACCGCACGTGGATGGAGGTCGACGACCTCGGACCCCACTCGCTCCGCGGGATCCCCGAGCCGGTGCGGCTCTACCGCCTCCACCGCACGCCGGAGGGTGGCATGCCCTACGGTGGAGCGGCGCTGGAGCGGCTCGAGCTCGCCGATCCCGACCCCGCCGAGCTCGCCCGCAGGCGCCTCTCCGCGTCGCGGCTGTGGCGCTGGTTCGCCGTCGCCGCCACCGCGGTGATCCTTGCTGCGGCGGTGGTGGCGCTCACCGACACCGGCCCGCTGCGGCGGGTGGAGCGGCTGGCGGAGATGGGGCGGGCCGGCGAGGCGGAGCAGTCGATGCGCTCGCTGCCGCCGGGCACGCTCTCCGACCCGGAGCAGACCTATCTCGAGGGGCTGATCGCGCAGGCCCGCGGCGAGTCCGATCGCGCCATCCGCCGCTTCACCGAGGCGGCGCAGCGCGATCCGAAGCTGGGACGGGCCCGCGCCGGCGACAGGCTGGTGGCGCTCCTCGGCCACGACGCCTGCGAGGTCCGGTCCGCCGCGGCGAAGAGCCTCGCCTCGATCGACTACGAAGCGGGGATCGAGGCGCTGCGGGATCTCTCGGAGCGGGAGCCCGAAGGGGAGGGCTTCCTCGCCAGGATCAAGCTCGGCGGCTGCAACGCCGGCGACGCGGCCCGCGAGGCGATCGCGACCCTCGAACGCAAATAG